Sequence from the Paenibacillus sp. genome:
CTTCTTCGGCGCGGCGGGAGCGCCCGCCCCTGCGCCGGTCCCGGCTCCGGCCGGCGCGCCCGCGCGGTCCGTCGCCGCGGCGATGTCCGGCGTCTTGCCCTGCGCCGCTTGGAGCGACGCCTGCAGCGCGCTCATGAGATCGATGACGTTCGTCCGGCGCTGCTCCGGCACGACTTCGATCTCTTGGCCCGCGACCTTCGCTTGGATGAGCCCCATCACCTGCTCGCGGTAGTCGTCGTGATATTTCGACGGATCGAACGGTACGGACAGCTGCTCGATGAGCATCTTCGCCATCAGCAGCTCCTTCTCGCTTACGGCGCCGCGAACCGTCTGGAGGTTCGGCACGTTGGCGGCGGAGCGCACCTCGTCCGGATAAAAGATCGTCTCCATGCTGATGCAGCCGTCCACGATCCGGATCGCCGCGAGCGACGATTTGTTGCGGATCGTCACTTTGGCGATGCCGATTTTTCCCGTATCCTGCAGCGCGGCGAGCAGCAGACCGTACGCGTTCGCGCCGGTGTCGCCGGGGCCGAGATAATACGTTTTCTGAAAATAAATCGGATCGATCTCGCTTAAGTTGACGAAGTCGACGATTTTAATTTCGCGGCTCGCGTCCGCGGAGAGCGCGTCCAATTCGTCCTTGTCGAACCGGACGAAGCGCCCTTTTTCGTATTCGAAGCCTTTGACGATTTCTTCGTTCTCGACGGGTTCCTCGCAGTGGGGGCAGCGGCGGCTGTACGAAATCGGCGTGCCGCATTTGCGGTGCAGCATACGCATCGAGATGTCCTTGTCTTCCGTTGCGGCGTACATTTTGACCGGGATGTTGACAAGCCCGAAGCTGATCGCGCCTTTCCAGATCGTATGCATAACATAAGCCTCCCGCGGATCGTTTCCATGTAGTATGGCACGATCAGGAGGAGGCTATCGAATTAATTGATAATTTTTTCGATTTCGACATCGCTTCGCGCGAGATCGACGAACGCGTCGCCGACCCGGACGAGGGGCTTGAACAATTCGGTCGTATGATTGAGAATGATTTCTCCCACTTGGCCGTTCGTGAGCACCGCCGTTTTGCCGATAAAGTTCGGGATCATGCGGCGGATGAACGTTTGCGCGATGAGCGGATCCAGCTCGGTGAAGCTCAGATCGTACAATTCCTTCAGCACGACGAACAAATCTTGCTTCGCTTTGTAGACGCGCGAGGAAATCATGGCGCTGTAAATGTCGGCGACCGCGACGATTTTGGACACCGGATGAACCCATTCGTACGTGATGCCGAACGGATACCCTTTGCCGTTGGCGCGTTCGTGATGCTGGAGCGCGGCGTAGGCGGCCACGCGGTCCTGAATGCTGTTCATGACGATTTCGTAGCCGTATTCGGTATGCTTTTTGATTTCGTTGTATTCTTCTTCGGTGAGGCGGCCCGGCTTCTGCAAAATCGTACGATGGATTTTGCTTTTGCCGATATCGTGCAAAAATCCGGCTTTACCGATCGCGTACGCTTCTTCGTCCGAATGGTTCAGCCATTTGGCGATATAGAAAGACAGCATGCCGACTTGGATGCAGTGCTCGTACGTATAATCGTCGTTCGAGTTCAGCGTCAGCAGCAAGTTGACGACGTCGGTTTGCTCCTGCATGGACGCGATCAAGGGATCGTACGTTCGGTCGATCGTCTCCGGCGTCACGAAGCCGAGCTGATATGCTTGGTCGAACATCGACTTCATCCCCTTGACCGCCTCGTCGTACGGCTTCTGGAACGGAGGCTCCGGCGCGGCCTGCGCTTTCGCGGCGAGCGGGCGCGCGTCGTCGACTTCGACGTATTCGATTTGGTGGCGCAGCAAGAGGCCGATATGGATGTCGTTGACCACGGTGCCCGGGGCCACGATATGCAAACCGCTCGGCGTGAACACATGCTCGCGGATCGTGTCGCCCGCTTGCAGTTTCGTGATGTGCAGCCTCATGATGGGAAGCACCTCGAATTGGAATTGTCGCCCATCTATGATATAGCACTTTCGGAGTATTGTCGATCGAAAGTTGGGGAACTGGTGAAACGATTTGCGCCGATGGTCGTAGGTCCGGACGACTCCCCTTTTTTACGGCAAATGAACGACTGATAAACGAGCAGTTTCGGGGTACGCTATGTTCGAAACGAGAGGAAACGGAGGGATCGCGATGGACGTCAACCGCGCGCAGGAAATCATCAACAGTCCGAAGCAGTACGAAGTGGAACTGGACGGCAAAAGCGTGTGGCTCGACAGCGTCGATTCGACGACGAAGACGGCGACCGTGCACGAGCAGGAAGGGCAATATCAGCGCTCGATGACGGTGCGCGTCGACCAGTTGAAGGAAATCGGCGAAGTCGAAGCGAGAATGTAAAGCGGGAAAGGGCGCCGGAAGGCGTCCTTTTTTTGCTTTTTTCGGGGAAAGCTTTTGAATTGTATGCGGCCGACGGATAAAGTAGAGTTGTACATATCGAAGGACGGAGAAGGAGGGGGACGATGAACGCGGCTAAGACAGCGGGATGGACGCTGCAGCGTAAAATCGCTAGCTTCACCGTGCTGCTCGTCGTTCTCATTTTGCTCCAAATCGCGCTGCTGACGTTCTACTCGATCTCGCGCATCGTCGAACGGCAAATCGGCGACCGCGCCCTCCATATCGCGGAACAGGTCGCCGCCGCGCCCGAAATCGCGCAAGGGTTCTCGTCGGAACACCCGAGCGCCGTCATTCAGCCGTTCGCCGAACGCATCCGCGTGTTGACCGGCGCGGAATTTATCGTCGTCGGCAACGCGGAAGGCATCCGCTACTCCCACCCGCTTCCGGAGCGGATCGGACAGGAGATGGTCGGGGGCGACAATGACAGGGCGCTGGCGCAGGGGGAGTCGTACGTCTCGAAAGCGAGGGGCTCGCTCGGGCTGTCTCTCCGGGGGAAAGCGCCGATCCGGAACGAACAAGGCGACATTATCGGGATCGTGTCCGTGGGGTTTTTGTTGGAAGACATCCAGCAGATCCTTGTCGGGTACGGGCAGGCGATCGCGGGCGTCGCCGTCTCGGGCCTCGCCGTCGGCGCCGCCGGGGCGGTCGTGCTGGCGAGGAGCATCAAGCGGACGATGTTCGGCTTAGAACCCGAAGAAATTTCGTCTCTGTACCACATCCGGGACGCGGTCATTCAATCGATTCGCGAAGGCATTCTCGTGGTCGATCGGGAGGGCGCGATCGCTCTATTGAATCAAACGGCGCGCGACATTTTGCAGGTGCCGGAAGGCGAAGAGCCGATCGGGCGCCCCGTCACTCGTTACTTGCCGAACGGAGAATTGCTTGAGGTACTGCGGTCGGGGGATCGGCAGCTGGACGTCGAAACCGTCGTCGCCGGGAAGCCGGTCATCGCGAACCGCATCCCGGTGCGGTCGAACGGCGAAACGATCGGCGTCGTCTCGAGCTTCCGGCTGAAATCGGAGATCGACCAGCTGACGGAGGAGCTGTCGCAGGTGCGCCGGTATACGGAAGCGCTGCGCGCCCAAACCCACGAGTACAACAATTTCCTATATACGATTTCCGGTCTGCTGCAGCTCGGCGCGCACGAGGAGGCGCTGGAGCTCATCCACAGGGAATCGTCCGCGGCGCGGGACGCGATCCAGCTCATTTCCGAGCGCATTCGCGATCCGTCGCTCGGCGGCATCCTGCTCGGCTTCATGAACCGCGCGCGCGAGCTGAAGGTCGATTTGACGCTGGACCCGGAAAGCTCGGTCGGGCGGCTGCCCGACCGCATTCCTCCGGAAGCCGTCATTTCCGTGCTCGGCAACCTGGTGACGAACGCGTTCGAGGCGGTGGCGAGGAACGACGAGGCGGACCGGCGCGTCCGCATCTTTCTGCTCGATATCGGGGACGATCTGCTGCTCGAAGTCGAGGATTCGGGGCCGGGCGTCGACGAGGCGGAGGCGCCGCGATTGTTCGAGCTCGGCTACACGACGAAGGACGCGGGAAACGGCAAGCGGGGGTACGGCCTCGCGAAGGTGAGGGAGACGGCGGCGCGGCTCGGCGGCGACGTCGCCGTCGAGCGGGGCGAGCTCGGGGGCGCGCTGTTCATCGTGGCGATCCCGAAGGAAGGGAGGACGCAGGACGGATGGAATCGGTGATCGATGTATTGATCGTAGAGGACGAGCCGCGCATCGCGGACATCCACCGGCGGTTCGCGGAGAAGCTGGAGGGCTTCCGCGTCGTCGGGACCGCCGCGACGGGCGAGGAAGCGAAGGAATGGCTGAGCGCGTGCCGGCCGCATTTGGTGCTGCTCGACGTGTATTTGCCGGATATGCGCGGCGTCGAACTGGTGGCGTTCCTTCGCGGGGAGGGGATCGACGCCGACGTCATCATGATCACGGCGGCGTCGGAGACGGACGTCGTCCGGCAGGCGCTGCAAGGCGGCGCGTTCGATTATATCGTGAAGCCGCTCACGTTCGAGCGGTTCAAGAGCAGCCTCGAGAGATATAAGCGAGCGCGGGATCGGCTTCGCGGGGAGGGGCGGCTCACGCCGGAGCAGATCGAGGAGCTGTGGCCGGGCGGCGCGGTCCGTTCCGCCGAGGAGGAGGCCGTGCCCGGCGACGCGCCGAAAGGGATCGATCCGCTGACGCTGGAGCGGGTGCTCGAGCATATTCGACGCGGCGGGGAAGACGGCGTCACGGCGGAAGCGCTCGGCGCCGCGGCCGGTCTCAGCCGTTCGACGGCCCGGCGGTACCTCGAGTATCTCGTGTCGGCGCGGCGGCTCGCCGTGCGGTTGAACTATGGAACGATCGGCCGGCCGGAGCGGCGATACGTCGTCAAGACGCAGCCGTAACCCCCTGTTCGCCGGCCGCCGAACCGGCGCGTGACCAAAATGAACAAAATGAAAAAAACGAACTCAATGCGACTTATGACCGCAAACTAGGTGCGGTCATTTTTATTTGGTACATTGAGATAGCGCTTACAATAAAGCGCATACATCCGATGAAAACGGGGGATTTACTCATGAAGACACTACGGTTCGGCAAAATGCCGGCATTGATTCTTGCAAGCGCTTTGACGTTAACGCTCGCGGCGTGTTCCGGCTCGGCGGGCGGCGGGGCCGCGTCGTCGTATCCGGAGCGGGCGATCACGATGGTCGCGCCGTCGGGCGCGGGCGGCGGCTGGGACAAGACGGCGCGCTCGATCGCCAAGGCGCTGGGCGAAACGAAGCTCGTCGAGCAGTCGATCACCGTCGAGAACAAGCCGGGCGGCGGCGGGGCCGTCTTCATGGCCGAGTACGCGACGGCGGACGTTAAGAACGACTACAAGCTGTTCGTCAATTCGCCGCCGATTTTGATCAACCACAACAAGAAAGAAGGCAACAGCCCGTACGGGTACAAGGACACGACGCCGCTCGCGCAGCTGACGGAGGATTTCGGGGCGATCGTCGTCGGAGCGGACTCGGCGTTCGACGATTTAGCGGAGCTGCTTGCAGCGATCAAGAACGACCCGTCGTCCGTCACCGTCGCAGGCGGTTCGGCGCCGGGCTCGATGGACCATCTGATCGCCGTTCTGCCGGCATTCAAGTACGGCATCGACCCGAAAGCCGTGAAATATGTGTCGTACGACGGCGGCGGCGAAGCGGTGGCGGCGCTGCTCGGCGGTTCGGCCGACGTGATCGCGACCGACGTTTCGGGCGTCGGGGAGTACTTGAAAGCGGGCAAGGTGAAGGTGCTCGGCATCAGCTCGGCGGAGCGGCTCGGCGGCGAGCTGAGCGAATTGAAGACGTTCAAAGAGCAGGGCGTGGACGCGGAATTCGTCATTTGGCGCGGCGTGTTCGGTCCGAAGAACATGTCGGAAGGCGCGAAGGCGTACTGGACGGAAAAGCTGCAGGCGCTGTCGGCAAGCGACGCGTGGAAGGCGGAGCTCGCGGCCAACGGCTGGGCGAGCGAGTACAAAAACGCGGACGATTTCGCGGCGTTCCTCGGGGAGCAGGACGTCTTGATCCAAGAGCTGCTCGGCGCTCTCGGCATGGCGAAGTAAAGGGGCGAGAAAATCATGAACCATACGTTCAGCCGCATCGCCGGCGCCGCCTTGTTCGTTCTGGGCGCGGCGTTCGTGTACGAGAGCCGCGGCATCTCGGAAAGCGCCTACGGCAGCAGCGTCGGGCCGAATTTGTTTCCGACGGGGCTCGGCATCGTGCTGATGCTGCTGTGCGCGCGCCTCATCTACGAAACGTTCCGCGAGCCGAAGCAGGCGAAGACGTCGGGGGGCGACGCGCCGCCTCCCGATTATAAGCGGTTCTCGCTCGTCTTGGGCTCGGCGCTGCTCTATGCGGTGCTGCTGCAGCCGATCGGCTATTTGATCACCACCTTCTTGTTCTTGACGTTTTGTTTTCAAGTGATGGAGAAAGGGAAGCTGTGGATGAGCGTCTTGATCTCCGGAGCGTTTACGCTCGGCGTCTACTATTTATTCGTCGAAGTGCTGCAAGGCTCGCTGCCCGGTCTCCCGGTCTGGTTCCGGTAACGCGCGGCCGCGCCGCTAGAGCATGAACGCGGAAGGGAGTTTCGCATGAATACATTTCAATTTTTGATGCAGGGCTTCGCGGAGGCGCTGCAGTGGCATAATCTCGTCTTCGCCTTCGTCGGCGTCCTGATCGGGACGGCGGTCGGCGTGCTGCCGGGCATCGGGCCGATGAGCGGCGTGGCGCTGCTCATTCCGGTGACCGCCTCGCTCACCGCGGGCCAGGACCCCGAGTCGGCGGCGGCGAGCGCCATCATTTTGCTGGCGGGCGTCTACTACGGCGCCATGTACGGCGGCTCGACGACGTCGATCCTGCTGAACACGCCGGGGGAATCGTCCTCCGTCGTCACCGCGCTGGACGGGTACCAGATGGCTCGCCAAGGGCGCGCCGGCGCGGCGCTCGCGATCGCGGCGATCGGCTCGTTCGCCGCCGGCATCGTCGCCTTGATCGGGCTCGTCGCGCTCGCGCAGCCGCTGTCGGCCGTCGCGCTGAAGTTCGGGCCGGCCGAATATTTCTCGCTCATGATTCTCGGTTTGTGCGCGGTCAGCGGCCTCGCCGGCAAATCGATGACGAAGGCGCTGATCATGACCGTGCTCGGGCTGCTGCTCGCGACGATCGGCATCGACAACGTGTCGGGCGTGGCGCGGTTCACGTACGGCGTTCCGGTGCTCTACTCGGGTCTCGAGTTTCTGACGGTCGCCGTCGGCTTGTTCGCTCTCGGCGAGGTGTTCAAGACGATCCTCGAGCGGGACGGCGGCGGCGGCGCCGCAGTCGCGCGCGTCGGGCGGATTTTGCCGACGAAGCGGGATTTGAAGGACAGCGCCGGCCCGATCATGCGCGGATCGCTGCTCGGCTTTTTCATCGGCATCCTGCCGGGCGCCGGCGCGACGCTGGCGTCGTTCTTCTCCTACATTCTGGAGAAGAAGCTCAGCAAAAACCCCAAGGCTTTCGGCCATGGCACGATCGCCGGCGTCGCGGCGCCGGAGTCGGCGAACAACGGCGCGTCGGGCGGCGCGCTCATCCCGCTGCTGACGCTCGGCATTCCGGGCTCCGGCACGACGGCGATTCTCATGGGCGCGCTCATCATGTACAACGTTCAGCCGGGACCGCTGCTGTTTTCGGACCACCCGACGATCGCCTGGGGGCTGATCGCCAGCATGTTTATCGGCAATCTGATGCTGCTGCTTTTGAACATGCCGCTCGTCAAAGTGTTCGCGAAAATCATCGAAACGCCGGCGAAATATTTGCTGCCGATCATTATCGCGATTTCGATTTTCGGCGTCTACGCGGTGCAGTTCACGACGTTCGACTTGGTGCTCTTGATCGGCTGCGGCGTCGCCGGCTACGCGCTGTCGAAGCATGATTTTCCGATCGCGCCGCTCGTCCTCGGCCTCGTGCTCGGACCGATGATCGAGAACAACCTTCGCCGCGCGCTCACGATCTCGAACGGGGATTTTCTTATTTTCGTGCAAAAGCCGGTGTCTCTCGCCTTTCTCGCGATCGCGGCGCTGTGGATGCTGATCCCGCTGCTGCTGAAACGCCGGGGGCGCAACGTCATCGTTAACGAGGAAGCATGAACGTCCTGCCGCTGATTTTGCTCGAGGTGATGCTGCCGTTCCTGTTGCTGGCGGGGCTCGGCGCGCTGCTGCAGCGGAGGCTTCGGTTCGACATGCGCACGCTCTCGAAAATCGTCAACGTGTATTTGCTGCCGGCGGTCTGCTTCGCGAAGCTGTACGAAAGTCCGATCGACGCTTCGGCCGCGTTCGTCGCGGTCGGGTTTTGGCTGCTGCTGAACGGGACGCTGACGGCGCTCGGCGCCGGGGCGGCGAAGCTGTGGCGCATCCGAGAGGACGACCGCCCGGTCGTGCGCAACGGCTTCGTCCTCAGCAACCAAGGGAATTACGGGCTGCCGGTGAGCGAGCTCGTGTTCGCGCACAGCCCGCTTGCGATGTCGGTGCAGGCGCTGCTGTCCGTCGTCCAGAACGTCTATACCTACACGTTCGGGACGGCGCAGTTCGCGAAACGGGGGAGAGGCGCGGCATTGTTGGCGCTGTCGACGGCGGCGCGAATGCCGGTGATGTACGCGCTGGCGGCGGCGCTGCTCTGCCGAACGTTCGGCTGGCGGCTGCCGGAACCGGTCTGGGAGCCGATCGCCGGCGTGGCGGACGCGTTCTTCGCGATCGCGATCTTGACGCTGGGAGCGCAGCTCGCGGACGCGAAAGCGCTCCGCTTGGGGCGCTCGCTGTGGGTCGCCGCGGCGGGGAGGCTGCTGCTGGCGCCCGCGGCCGCGCTGCTGCTCATCTGGTGCTTCCGCATGGACGGCCCGCTCGCGCAGGCGCTGTTCGCGGCCAGCTCGTACCCGATCTCGCGGAACAGCTCGCTTATTGCGCTAGAATACGGGAAAAGTCCGGACCTCGCCGCGCAGCTCGTCGTCGCGACGACGCTGCTCAGCGGCGTCACGGTGACGGCGGTTATCGCCGCGTCGCAGCTGTTGTGGTGATTTATTTTGAAGGGATGGGATTCTTATGGCAATTCCGGCGAACGCCAGCACGACGATCGTGCTTCGTCTTGAAATCGAGAAAGAGAAAGCTTCGTTCGGCCACATCGCGACCGCCATCGGGGAAGCCGGCGGCGACATCGTCGCGGTCGACGTCAATCGGCCGGGCAAAACGACGACCGTCCGCGACATTACGGTGAACGTCGCGGACGCGCTGCAGACGAAGGCGATCGTAGAGGTGCTGCGCGCTCTGGACGGCGTCACCGTGCTGCAGGTGTCCGACCAGACGTTCCTGCTTCATCTCGGCGGCAAAATCGAGGTGACGCCCAAAATCGCGATCAAGACGCGCGACGATTTGTCCCGCGTTTATACGCCGGGGGTGGCGCGCATTTGCACAGCCATCCACGAGGAGCCGAGCCGCGCCCACTCGCTGACGATCAAGCGGAATACGATCGCGGTCGTCTCGGACGGCTCCGCGGTGCTCGGCCTCGGCAACATCGGGCCGCTCGCGGCGATGCCCGTCATGGAGGGCAAGGCGATGCTGTTCAAGCAGATCGCGGGCGTCGACGCGTTCCCGATCTGTCTCGACACGCAGGACACCGAGGAAATCATCCGCACGATCAAGCTGATCGCGCCGGCGTTCGGCGGCATCAACCTCGAGGATATATCGTCGCCGCGCTGCTTCGAAATCGAAGAGCGGCTGACGGAGGAGCTCGACATTCCCGTGTTCCACGACGACCAGCACGGGACGGCGGTCGTGCTGCTGGCCGGGCTGTACAACGCGGTGCAGGTCGTGCGCAAGCGGCTCGAGGATTGCAAAATCGTCCTGTGCGGCGTCGGCGCGGCCGGCATCGCGTGCACGAAAATTTTGCTCGCGGCGGGCGCGACGAACATTATCGGCGTCGATCGCGGCGGCGCGCTCGTCCGGGGGCAGACGTACGGCCACGACGCCTGGAATTGGTACGCCGAGCATACGAACCCGAACCGGGAAGCCGGCACGCTGTCCGACGTCATCGCCGGCGCCGACATTTTCATCGGCGTATCGGGGCCGGGCGTGCTGACCCGCGAGGACGTGCGGCGCATGGCGAGGGACCCGATCGTGTTCGCGATGGCGAATCCGACGCCGGAAATTTCGCCGGAGGAAGCCGAAGGCGTCGTGCGCGTCATGGCGACCGGCCGGTCGGACTATCCGAACCAAATCAACAACGTGCTCTGCTTCCCGGGGCTGTTCCGCGGCGTGCTGAACTGCCGGGCGTCGCGGGTGACGGAGCGGATGAAGCTGGCGGCGGCGCGCGCGATCGCTTCGGTCGTCACGGACGAGGAGCGGAACGAGCACTATATCATCCCGAGCGTGTTCAACCAGTCGGTGGCGGATCGGGTGCGGGACGCGGTCATCGAGGCGGCGATCGAGGACGGCGTCGCGCGCCGCAGGCCGCGCTGATCGCCGCGCCGCCGATTTACCCGCTGCTAATTGATGCGCTGATTTACGGCTAATTCGGTATTCGGACGAGGGAACGGGGGGAGCGCGGTGAGCGGCATCGGCGCGAGCGCGATCGTGAGCATTAACCAGACGGCGAACCGGTTCCAATCCAGCATCGTGCTGCGATGGAAGGGGAAGGCGATCGACGTCAAAAGCATTCTTGGTCTCAGCCTGACGCTGCTGAGCTCGCAGGAGTATACGCTGGAGGTGCATGGGCCCGACGAAGCGGAGGCGAAAGCCGCGATGATCGCGGCGTTCGAGAAGCACGGGCTGCGGGTGATCGCGGGATAACGAGAAGGGCGCCGATGTTCGGCGCCCTTCTTTTTTGGTTCGGTTACGGGGAACGATTGGAATGCGGTATGTTGCGGCTTGTTGCGGCGCGGCTTATTGCGGTGACGCTTCGACGATGCTCCACGGCGTCGGCGTCGGCACGACCCGGTTCAAGCGGAAGCCCGCCCGCTCCAGCAGCGTCTTGTATTCCGCTTCCGTTCGTTCCTTCCCGGACGTGATCGCCAGCATCTCGAGATCGATCCACTTCGCGGGATGCGGCGCGTCGCCCGGCGGCACGACCGTCTCGATAAGCAGCAGCTTGGCGTCCGGGAGCATCGCGCGCCGGCAATTCGTTAAGATGAGCGCCGCTTCCGCGTCGTCCCAATCGTGGATGACGGCTTTGAGGACGTAAGCATCTCCGCCGCTCGGCACCGAAACGAAGAAGTCGCCCGCGACGCAGCGGCACCGCTCCGCGAGCCCTTGCGCCGCCGCGATGGCCGACGCGTCCGCGGCGACGGGCGCAAGGTCGTACAGGGTGCCTTGCGCGGCAGGGTGGGCTTTCAGAATTTCCGCCAGCAGTCCCCCTTGGCCGCCGCCGACGTCCACGATATGGCGGAACGGGGCGAAATCGTAGGCGGCGACGAGCGCCGCTTGAGAGCCGGTTAGGCTCGTCATCGCCCGCTGGAAGACGCCCGCGGCTTCCGCGTCGCCCGCGAGAAATTCGAACAGCGGCTTCCCGTGGACGCGCGCGAAGGCCGTCTCGCCGGTGCGCACGCTGTGCAGCAGCGACGTCCACGCGTCGCGGTGCCACGGCTCCCCGAACATGACGGCCGTATCGCGCAGCGATGCGGGATGGTCGCTTCGCAGGTAGGTGCCGAGCGGCCCGAGCTCGAATGCGTCCGCCTCGTTGCGGCGGACGATGCCCGCGCTCGCCGCCGCCCGCAGGACGCGGTACAGGCTTGGCGCGTGCGCCGCGGTCGCCTCCGCGAGCTCCTCCGCCGTCCGCGGGCCGTCCCGCAGCAGATCGGGAATGCCGAGCTTGGCGACGACATACAGCCCCTGCTGCACCATGCCGCCCATGATCATTTGATACAGCTGCCCGATCTCGTGGGCCGCTTGCTCTTGCGCCTTCCTTTGCGATTGCACTTGCGTTTGCTCTTGCGTTTGCGCGTTATCGTTCGACAATGTCCTCGCCCTCCGTTTTCGTCCCGGCCTTCGCCGCGATGAGTTTGCCGATTTCCCGTTCGATGTCGTCCCAGCTGTAGGAATAGTTATAAAATCCGAGGAATTTCCGCGTCGCCTCCGCGTCGGCGCCGACGAGCGCGTATGCCGCCTCCTGCTCCGGCGCGATCGGCGTATTTTTCGTCAGCTGGCAGCCCAGGAGGAAGTGCGCCATAAGCCGCTCCTCCATCGTTCGTTGGTATGCGGCCGCCATTGCTTCCCAGCTGCCGGTCCATTCATTAGGAGTCATGGAGGCGAGCAGTTCGGCGAGCGTTCTCGCCCCGAACAAGGCATCGTGCAGCCCGGTGCCGACCGTCGGGTCCTTGAACGTCAGCGCGTCGCCGACGAGCGCCCAGCCGGCGCCCATGCCTTGGTGCCAGTCGTTGTCGTAACCGACGAGCCCGCGCACCGGTGCGTCGAAGCGGGCGGCGCGCAGCCGCCGCGGCAGCGTCGTGGCGGCGAAGCCTTCGTCCACGAGCGCCCGTACGGCGGCCTCCGGATCGCGCTTCATCCGCTCGGCCCATTCCTTGTCCGTCAGCGGGAACATGACGCCGAGCGCGTATTGGCCGTCGCTCGTCGGGAAGGCGATCGCGTATTTATCGCCTTGGCGGTACAGCTCCGCGTGAAGCGGCCCGTCTTGCGTAAACCCGCTGACGTAAGCGACATAAGAGGCGAAGTCGGAAGGGACGTTCCGGAGGCGGGCGCTGCCCGCTAGCTTCCGCACGGTCGAGAGCCGGCCGTCGGCCCCGACGACCAGCTTCGCGGCGAACGCGGCGTTGCCGCGGCTGCCGCGGCGCTGACCGACGACGCCGGATACTTCGTCGCCGCGCTTCGTCAGCTCGGCGACGCGGAAGTTCTCGAGCGCCGTCACGTTCGGATGCGATTTCGCCCGCTCGAAGAAGATGCGGTCCAAGTGCGTGCGGCGGATGCACAAGCAATCGGCGTAGCCGCCGACGGCCGGGACGACGCCGTCGATGACCGCGCCGCCGAACTGGATGCGCAGTCGATTGTAGGTCGGGGTGTTCGTCGCGAGCAGCTCGTCGAGCACGCCGAGCTCCTGCAGCATGGCGAGGGAAT
This genomic interval carries:
- a CDS encoding NAD-dependent malic enzyme, producing MAIPANASTTIVLRLEIEKEKASFGHIATAIGEAGGDIVAVDVNRPGKTTTVRDITVNVADALQTKAIVEVLRALDGVTVLQVSDQTFLLHLGGKIEVTPKIAIKTRDDLSRVYTPGVARICTAIHEEPSRAHSLTIKRNTIAVVSDGSAVLGLGNIGPLAAMPVMEGKAMLFKQIAGVDAFPICLDTQDTEEIIRTIKLIAPAFGGINLEDISSPRCFEIEERLTEELDIPVFHDDQHGTAVVLLAGLYNAVQVVRKRLEDCKIVLCGVGAAGIACTKILLAAGATNIIGVDRGGALVRGQTYGHDAWNWYAEHTNPNREAGTLSDVIAGADIFIGVSGPGVLTREDVRRMARDPIVFAMANPTPEISPEEAEGVVRVMATGRSDYPNQINNVLCFPGLFRGVLNCRASRVTERMKLAAARAIASVVTDEERNEHYIIPSVFNQSVADRVRDAVIEAAIEDGVARRRPR
- a CDS encoding NAD(P)/FAD-dependent oxidoreductase; its protein translation is MKTEYDVIIVGARVAGSALACHLARRGFDVLLCDRGSFPSDILSTHNFFNNSLAMLQELGVLDELLATNTPTYNRLRIQFGGAVIDGVVPAVGGYADCLCIRRTHLDRIFFERAKSHPNVTALENFRVAELTKRGDEVSGVVGQRRGSRGNAAFAAKLVVGADGRLSTVRKLAGSARLRNVPSDFASYVAYVSGFTQDGPLHAELYRQGDKYAIAFPTSDGQYALGVMFPLTDKEWAERMKRDPEAAVRALVDEGFAATTLPRRLRAARFDAPVRGLVGYDNDWHQGMGAGWALVGDALTFKDPTVGTGLHDALFGARTLAELLASMTPNEWTGSWEAMAAAYQRTMEERLMAHFLLGCQLTKNTPIAPEQEAAYALVGADAEATRKFLGFYNYSYSWDDIEREIGKLIAAKAGTKTEGEDIVER
- a CDS encoding AEC family transporter; this translates as MNVLPLILLEVMLPFLLLAGLGALLQRRLRFDMRTLSKIVNVYLLPAVCFAKLYESPIDASAAFVAVGFWLLLNGTLTALGAGAAKLWRIREDDRPVVRNGFVLSNQGNYGLPVSELVFAHSPLAMSVQALLSVVQNVYTYTFGTAQFAKRGRGAALLALSTAARMPVMYALAAALLCRTFGWRLPEPVWEPIAGVADAFFAIAILTLGAQLADAKALRLGRSLWVAAAGRLLLAPAAALLLIWCFRMDGPLAQALFAASSYPISRNSSLIALEYGKSPDLAAQLVVATTLLSGVTVTAVIAASQLLW
- a CDS encoding methyltransferase yields the protein MSNDNAQTQEQTQVQSQRKAQEQAAHEIGQLYQMIMGGMVQQGLYVVAKLGIPDLLRDGPRTAEELAEATAAHAPSLYRVLRAAASAGIVRRNEADAFELGPLGTYLRSDHPASLRDTAVMFGEPWHRDAWTSLLHSVRTGETAFARVHGKPLFEFLAGDAEAAGVFQRAMTSLTGSQAALVAAYDFAPFRHIVDVGGGQGGLLAEILKAHPAAQGTLYDLAPVAADASAIAAAQGLAERCRCVAGDFFVSVPSGGDAYVLKAVIHDWDDAEAALILTNCRRAMLPDAKLLLIETVVPPGDAPHPAKWIDLEMLAITSGKERTEAEYKTLLERAGFRLNRVVPTPTPWSIVEASPQ
- a CDS encoding HPr family phosphocarrier protein, which translates into the protein MSGIGASAIVSINQTANRFQSSIVLRWKGKAIDVKSILGLSLTLLSSQEYTLEVHGPDEAEAKAAMIAAFEKHGLRVIAG